The Pongo abelii isolate AG06213 chromosome 20, NHGRI_mPonAbe1-v2.0_pri, whole genome shotgun sequence genome window below encodes:
- the HOMER3 gene encoding homer protein homolog 3: MSTAREQPIFSTRAHVFQIDPATKRNWIPAGKHALTVSYFYDATRNVYRIISIGGAKAIINSTVTPNMTFTKTSQKFGQWADSRANTVYGLGFASEQHLTQFAEKFQEVKEAARLAREKSQDGGELTSPALGLASHQVPPSPLVSANGPGEEKLFRSQSADAPGPTERERLKKMLSEGSVGEVQWEAEFFALQDSNNKLAGALREANAAAAQWRQQLEAQRAEAERLRQRVAELEAQAASEVTPASEKEGPGQGQSLEQLEALVQTKDQEIQTLKSQTGGPREAPEAAEREETQQKVQDLETRNAELEHQLRATERSLEEARAERERARAEVGRAAQLLDVRLFELSELREGLARLAEAAP; this comes from the exons ATGTCCACAGCCAG GGAGCAGCCAATCTTCAGCACACGGGCGCACGTGTTCCAAATCGACCCAGCCACCAAACGAAACTGGATCCCGGCGGGCAAGCACGCACTCACTGTCTCCTATTTCTACGATGCCACCCGCAATGTGTACCGCATCATCAGCATCGGGGGCGCCAAG GCCATCATCAACAGCACTGTCACTCCCAACATGACCTTCACCAAAACTTCCCAGAAGTTCGGGCAGTGGGCGGACAGTCGCGCCAACACAGTCTACGGCCTGGGCTTTGCCTCTGAACAGCATCTGACACAG tttgctgagaagttCCAGGAAGTGAAGGAAGCAGCCAGGCTGGCCAGGGAGAAATCTCAGGATGGCGGGGAGCTCACCAGTCCAGCCCTGGGGCTCGCCTCCCACCAG GTGCCCCCGAGCCCTCTCGTCAGTGCCAACGGCCCCGGCGAGGAAAAACTGTTCCGCAGCCAGAGCGCTGATGCCCCCGGCCCCACAGAGCGCGAGCGGCTAAAGAAGATGTTGTCTGAGGG CTCCGTGGGCGAGGTACAGTGGGAGGCCGAGTTTTTCGCACTGCAAGACAGCAACAACAAGCTGGCAGGCGCCCTGCGAGAGGCCAACGCCGCCGCAGCCCAGTGGAGGCAGCAGCTGGAGGCTCAGCGTGCAGAGGCCGAGCGGCTGCGGCAGCGG GTGGCTGAGCTGGAGGCTCAGGCAGCTTCAGAGGTGACCCCCGCCAGCGAGAAGGAGGGGCCGGGTCAGGGCCAGTCGCTGGAACAGCTGGAAGCTCTGGTGCAAACCAAGGACCAG GAGATTCAGACCCTGAAGAGTCAGACTGGGGGGCCCCGCGAGGCCCCGGAGGCTGCGGAGCGCGAGGAGACTCAGCAGAAGGTGCAG GACCTGGAGACCCGCAATGCGGAGCTGGAGCACCAGCTGCGGGCGACGGAGCGCAGCCTGGAGGAGGCACGGGCAGAGCGGGAGCGGGCGCGGGCCGAGGTGGGCCGGGCAGCGCAGCTGCTGGACGTCAGGCTGTTTGAGCTGAGTGAGCTGCGTGAGGGCCTGGCCCGCCTGGCTGAGGCTGCGCCCTGA